In Plasmodium chabaudi chabaudi strain AS genome assembly, chromosome: 10, a single genomic region encodes these proteins:
- a CDS encoding methyltransferase, putative gives MVQFAKRKNKDDFQKKNRHNRHSNLMHERNIHKSSIPNFEELGEKYVYLNKYLIVNKKGKKFYNFEKTIATYFLSKALLKEYYNLHFFLPYIYDEKLDHKIDNIITSSSYNNNEQYFLYHNEEELYDIKKNSLLEAYNEYTDNLLYLIDAHEEGIQSSINKEIEYSNLNDQNEQGKKNFLCPCVPGRANYIHIISDLTSINSLENYKDNINTYIYRSNNDINNTQILLYGDIIKVLDVGVGANCIYPLLGNIVYKWSFIGVDINIDSLKYSYINIILNNKENDILLKYQHDKHKIFLNVIKDSDLYFFTMCNPPYYTQLEEFNKNPFRNTEANIDEVVYYPESNEDEVENINDHNKYDICNNVNLDNMDEQISNNNEMKANEENYNSPKNDNNNNAPFIGPDNSNMHEKTKDINSHSHKGGEYKFIMKMLNESKIFFYNVIWFTTLVSKKSNMKFIKNEIIESMRLYSVHKKKQVDFLNDIIANNLYFDKFFYFKNINSASFPLYISQYRIFESYTGRITRWILCWSYYNEPQINYLKKKFYEKNMENTT, from the coding sequence ATGGTACAATTTgcgaaaagaaaaaataaggaTGACTTCCAAAAGAAGAATCGGCATAATCGACATTCTAATTTAATGCATGAAagaaatattcataaaagcTCTATACCAAATTTTGAAGAGTTAGGAGAAaagtatgtatatttaaataagtatTTAATTGTGAATAAAAAGGGAAAGAAGTTTTATAACTTTGAAAAAACAATAGCTacctattttttaagtaaaGCTTTGTTAAAAGAGTATTATaatcttcatttttttcttccatatatatatgatgaaaaattagATCATAAAATTgacaatattattacatcATCAtcgtataataataatgaacaatattttttatatcataatgaagaagaattatatgatataaaaaaaaattcactTTTGGAAGCATATAATGAATACACAGATAATTTGTTATATCTTATTGATGCACATGAAGAAGGCATACAAAGTAGCATTAACAAAGAAATAGAATATTCTAATTTGAATGACCAAAATGAGCAAGgaaaaaagaattttttatgtccATGTGTACCTGGGCGAGctaattatattcatatcaTATCAGACCTTACAAGCATAAATTCattagaaaattataaggacaatataaatacatacatatatagaaGCAATAATGATATCAATAATACCcagatattattatatggggatataataaaagtttTAGATGTTGGAGTCGGTGCTAATTGCATATATCCCCTTTTAGGAAATATTGTCTATAAATGGTCTTTTATAGGGgtagatataaatatagattctttgaaatattcttatataaatatcatattaaataataaagaaaatgatatcTTGTTAAAGTATCAACAtgataaacataaaatatttttaaatgtaatTAAAGATTCAGatttatactttttcaCAATGTGTAATCCGCCTTATTATACACAACTGGaagaatttaataaaaatcctTTTAGAAATACGGAAGCAAATATAGATGAAGTTGTATACTATCCTGAAAGCAACGAGGATGAAGTAGAAAACATTAATGACcacaataaatatgatatatgcAATAATGTTAATTTGGATAATATGGATGAGCAaattagtaataataatgaaatgaaGGCAAACGAAGAGAATTACAATTCAcctaaaaatgataataataataatgcacCTTTTATAGGACCAGACAATAGTAATATGCATGAAAAAACTAAAGACATAAATAGCCATTCACATAAAGGGGgagaatataaatttattatgaaaatgctTAATGAaagcaaaatatttttttacaatgtAATATGGTTTACTACATTAgtatcaaaaaaaagtaatatgaaattcataaaaaatgaaataatcgAATCAATGAGATTATATAgtgtacataaaaaaaaacaagttGATTTCTTAAACGATATAATagcaaataatttatattttgataaatttttttattttaaaaatattaatagtGCATCCTTTCCATTGTATATATCACAATATAGAATATTTGAGTCTTATACTGGAAGAATAACTCG
- a CDS encoding GTP-binding protein Obg1, putative, with the protein MLIIFILFLFLYQKNSFCKNADSNFLRKKSPFFLLNDLKCKNKIKQKNQIYCGEKKIKKNEFHDRCIINVKGGNGGDGICCFTTFSQKKNKKYASGGRGGKGGDIYLIGDKKIDNFLNLKLKAFYYAGNGGKGCNNNQQGENGKDEYINIPINTIIYEDNKFINFIHSDYQKVLVAKGGKGGKGNYSYRTKSLKIPYVCQFGEKTKEKQIILKKIFFTDLGIIGYPNVGKSTLLNKITNANVKIANYSYTSLFPNFGIYKCKNEAKDMESHEPDEAIKVEEYKHEIESNVSEENEKNELEISEKNTEACEERVKTRNYTVIDFPGIIEGLDKKLSNVSYKYLEHLKYSKVLIYMFDINDKCIVETYKNIKNVLVQYDQIFEKKKEVVILNKIDIYQDKENINTVINYLKENLKNDKIFCISALTGTNVIETIDEIILNINKENIIDNFISNLPKPCDIEQIENSDNYPPNDYKIHKYNEHIYIIKGKYIENQADIFNFSKDDSEKVFNKILNDLNINAKLKNIGAKEGDKIIISNYSYDFSIENL; encoded by the coding sequence AtgcttataatatttatccttttcctatttttgtatcaaaaaaatagcttTTGTAAAAATGCTGATTCTAATTTTTTGCGTAAAAAAAGCccattctttttattaaatgatctcaagtgtaaaaataaaatcaaacAAAAGAATCAGATATATTGCGgtgaaaaaaagataaagaaaaatgaatttcATGATAGatgtataataaatgttAAAGGGGGAAATGGAGGAGATGGAATATGTTGTTTTACAACATTTtcccaaaaaaaaaataaaaaatatgcatctGGTGGCAGAGGGGGAAAAGGTggtgatatatatttaattggcgataaaaaaattgataactttttaaatttaaaattaaaagctttttattatgctGGAAATGGGGGGAAAGGATGTAACAATAATCAACAAGGAGAAAATGGGAaagatgaatatataaatataccaataaatacaatcatttatgaagataataaatttattaacttTATTCATTCAGATTATCAAAAAGTATTGGTAGCAAAAGGTGGAAAGGGTGGAAAAGGAAATTATTCATATCGAACCAAAAGTTTGAAAATACCATATGTTTGCCAATTTggagaaaaaacaaaagaaaaacaaattatcttaaaaaaaatatttttcacagATCTAGGAATTATTGGATACCCTAATGTAGGAAAAAGtacattattaaataaaatcacTAATGCTAATGTCAAAATAGCTAATTATAGTTACACATCCCTATTTCCAAATTTTGGAATATATAAGTGTAAAAACGAGGCAAAAGATATGGAGAGCCATGAACCTGATGAGGCGATTAAGGTAGAGGAATACAAGCATGAAATAGAAAGCAACGTATCGGaagaaaacgaaaaaaacgAATTGGAAATCagcgaaaaaaatactgaAGCATGTGAAGAAAGGGTAAAAACGAGGAATTACACCGTGATTGATTTTCCAGGTATTATAGAAGGGCTAGATAAAAAGTTATCGAATGTCtcgtataaatatttagagCATCTTAAATATAGTAAAGTATTAATTTACATGTTTGATATTAATGATAAATGTATTGTTGAGACatataagaatataaaaaatgttttagtTCAATATGATcaaatttttgaaaaaaaaaaagaagtgGTAATTCTCAACAAAATCGATATATATCAAGAtaaggaaaatataaacactGTTATAAATTacttaaaagaaaatttgaaaaatgacaaaatattttgtatatctGCATTAACTGGAACAAATGTTATAGAAACAATTGacgaaattattttaaatattaataaagaaaatataattgataattttataagtaACTTACCAAAACCATGTGATATTGAACAAATAGAAAATAGTGATAATTACCCACCTAatgattataaaattcataaatataatgaacatatatatattatcaaaggcaaatatattgaaaacCAAGCAgatatttttaacttttcAAAAGATGACAGTGAAAAagtatttaataaaatattaaatgatttaaatattaatgcaaaacttaaaaatattgggGCAAAAGAAGGTGATAAAATCATTATAAGTAATTACTCATATGATTTTTCtattgaaaatttataa